One Streptomonospora salina genomic window, GCGGGTGCGTCCCTTGGGGTGCTCCATGGGGTGCTCGGGCATGGCGGGCATGCTAGCCAACTTTCGCGAACATAGTCCAACTTTCGCGCCGAAGTTCACGTGATCTTCACCGAGTCACGTTCCGCGTTTCCGCAGGTCAAAGCGCGATAGAGGCTAACTCTCTAGAAAGTTCGCCATGTTACTGATGGGTAGGACTACAAAACACTAGAAAGTTCGGTAGCCTCGGCGGCATGATCACTCAGACGATCGACGGAACGAAGTTCCGCCAGGTCCGCGAGAGCCGCGGCATCCCTGTCGCCGCCCTCGCCCGTGCCGTCGGCCGCTCGGCCAGCCTCATCTACAGCATCGAAGCCGGGCGAACTCAGCCCAGTGCCGAGGTGTTCCGCCTCTGCTGCCTGTTCCTTCAGGTCGACCCGGCATCGATCAGCACTCATCCCCGCGAGCCCATGGCGGCCGCATCGTGACCGAGCCCGCGGCGGACCACCCGCCCCGCGGCGACCTGTGGCACTGCGAATGCGGATCAGCCAACGAGCCCTGGCGCTCCCACTGCCGCAACTGCGGATGCCAGCGCATGACCGCGGCCCCCCAACCCCACCTTGTCCTGATCAGAGGAGGTGCCTAATGGCTGCCCAACACGCGGCGAACGGCCGCATCGGAGCCCTGGAGTCCTGGTCGCGCACCAGCGACCGCGCCGCTCGCACCAAGCGGGCCCGCGAGAACTCGCCGGCGTGCTTCGAGTACCACCTCGCGCGGGTGGACGCGGAGATCACCGACCACCAGGAGCGAGTGAAAGCCGCCGAGGCCGCCCACCGGGCGTACATGCTCCGGCTGGCTCAGGCGTCGGCGAAGTCCCGCAAGAAGAAGGCGGCCCGCGATGACGCGGCCTGAGCCCGCGCAGCGGCCCACACGGAAAACGCCCCCGCCTGGTGGCAGCCAGACGAGGGCCGTGTCCGCAGATCAGAGTCCCAACGAAAGGAATCCGCAGACGATGCACTCCCAGAGTAGCAACCCCGCCACAGCCGTAGAGGGATCGGCCTCGGCCTCACAGCCCGCTGTGCAGCCGCGCGTCATGACCTTGGAGAACCAGGTCAGCGACCTTCCGTACTGGCTGACCAGTCCCTGCCCGCACTGGTGCGGCGGCTTCCACCGCCCGCACGACACCATCCACGACGCGCTGCACCTCAGCGACTTCGACGTGACCCTGCAGCTGACCACGCAGGAGGCCGATCCCCACGTCAACCGCGACGAGCTGGGCATCGAACCGGTGCAGCTCGCGGCCAGCCTGCGCCAGCACCACCTCGAAGCGGCCCCGCGCGTCGCCCTGGTCGCCGACATCGACGGCAAGGAACGCGATCTGAAGCTGACGCTCGCAGAGGCGCGCGAACTCGCCGCCGGACTGACTCACCTGCTCTCCCTGGCCGAGGACGGAGGTGCCCGGTGAACCTCACCACATCTGCCGACTGGTTGCACCAGGACCTACCCGACGGCACACGCCAGTCCATCCTCGACTGCGGCACCGCACCGGGCCCCATCGGCGTCACGGCGATCTACGAACCGAGCTTCTGCGACCTCGCCTCGCCCGACGTCATGACGGTGACCACCCAGCACAGCGGCCGCATCCACTGCTACGCGCTGGTGTACGTCGACACCTTCGAGGTCGACCCCGTCCAGCTCCGCCAGCTCGCCGCCGAACACTTCCAGGTGCGGCCCACAGCTCCCCCGGGCTGATCCGTGCGCCGGGCCCGCCGTGCGCGGGTCCGGCCACTGGCCGGACTTCAACAACCAGGGGGAGAGAAATGCAGATCAACGCACGCGCCACGATGACCGTCGGCGCGACCAACGGGGCAATCACCGATCAGGCCGTCGCCGACGCCGCCATGCGCAGCGTCGCCGGCATGCCCAAAGGGGTGCCGCTCGACGTGCACGTCGTCGGCGACGTCCGCTTCATCAGCCCGTGCGCCTTCGGTGCCGTAGGGGACCTTCTGCTCCGCGCGCGTGAGATCACCGTCTACGCGCCCGGCAACGTCGTCTCCGACATCACCGCCGCCATCGGCCACGCCGTCGACGAGGAGAAACGCCGCCTCGAACGCTCTGCCCAGCCCGACCCGGTGCTGGCCGCCGAGTACGACGCCGTCGCCCGCAGCGAGCGCCGCGGGGGTGACCGTTGACCACCCTCGCCCCCGGCGACACCTCGACCCGCAGTCACGCCATGGCGTATCTCGCGCGCGAGTGGAAGGCGTTCGCGCTCTCCGCGTCGAAGAAGCCGCTGCGCAACTGCGACGCCTGCGATGTCGCCTGCACCACCCCAGAAGCCAAGGAGCGCTGCGACTGCCTGGCCTGCCACGGGTTCTACGCCGCGACGGCCGACGAGGACCGCGTCGACGCCATGTTCATGGTGGATCCCCGCCGTTGCCTCGCGGTCCGCACCGGGGCGCCCAGCGGGATCATGGTCGTCGACGTGGACGGGCCCGAAGGCGTCGCCACCATGCGCGAGCTGATCGCCGAAGGGATCCTGCCGCGCACGCTGAGCGCCCGTACCGGCTCCGGCGGATACCACCTCGTCTACCGGCACCCCGGCGGGCACGTCATGTCCGGCGCCGGGAAAGTCGGGCACAAGGTCGACAGCAAGTCCGACGGCGCCTACGTCGTAGCACCACCATCGGTGCACCCGCGCACCGGCGAGCGGTACCGGTGGATCGACTGGTCGGTCCCCCTCGCCACCCCGCCGCGCGCCCTCGTCGACGGGCTCCGTCCGCCCACGGTGCCTCCGCGGCCCGCCGTCGACCTCGGCCGGCTGCCCGGTCACCTCGCCCACGCCCGCATCAAAGGTCTGGTCACCAAGGTGCTGGAAGCCCCCGAAGGCAACGGCAACAACGTGCTCCATTGGAGCGCCTGCCGAGCGGGAGAGATGGTCGCCCGCGGCGAAGTCACCGAGGACCAGGCCCACGCCGCCCTGTTCGATGCCGCCACCAGCATCGGGATCAAACCCGGCGACGCCGGCCGCGACCCCCGCCCACGGCACCATCGGCAGCGGCCTGCGCAGGGGGCAGCAGTGACCGAAGCCCCGACTGACGACGGCCCGCCCTCAGCCGACGAGATCCTCCAATCCGCCGGCATCACCACCTCCGGCCCCGGGCTCACCGCCGTCGAACCCGACGCCGAGGACGGGCCCTCGCCGCTGCGCTTCACCGACGACTGGCTCGCTACCGTCCTCGTCTCCCAGTACGGCGACGTCGTGCGCTACTGCCCCAAGTTCGGGTACTGGCTCGCCTGGGACGGGCAGCGGTGGCGCGAGTGCGCCGACTCCGGACCGATCCGCCAGCTCGTGCGCACCATCGCCCGGAGCCTGCCCGAGGACGATAAGGACGCCGTGCGGGCGAAGAACCGCGCGTGCTCGCGCGGCGGCATCGACGCCGCTGTCGCCCTCGCCCAGGGCGACCCGAAGGTGGTGGTCGAGCCCGAGCAGCTCGACGCCCACCCCTGGGAGCTGAACACGCCCGGCGGCATCGTCGACCTGCGCACCGGCAAGCTCCTGCCCCACGACCCGGCCAAGCTCCACACCCGGATCGCCGCGGCCACGCCCGACGCGTGCGCCGACGCCTCCATGTGGACCCGGTTCCTGGAGGTGACCTTCCCTGGCGACGCCGAGCTGGTCTCCTACATGTGCCGCCTGGCCGGATACTCCGCCGTCGGTGAGGTCCGCGACCACGTGCTCCCGTTCTGCTACGGCGACGGCGGCAACGGTAAAGGAGTCTTCCTCGAAGCGCTCTACAAGATCCTGGGCGAATACGCGGGCAAGGCCAAGCGCGGGTTCCTATCGGTGCGCGCCCACGACCCCCACCCAGAGGAGATCGCGAACCTCGCCGGCCGCCGGTTCGTGCTCGTCTCCGAGACCAACGAGGCCGACAAGTTCGACGAGGGCAAGGTCAAGGAGCTGACCGGCGGCGACACCCTCACCGGGCGCCAGATGTACGGCAAGAGCTTCAGCTTCGAGCCCGCGCACACGCTGTGGCTGATGGGCAACCACCGGCCCAAGGTCGAGTCCGGCGGCCGCTCGTTCTGGCGCAGGGCGCGCGAGATCCCGTTCCTGCACAAGGTGCCGGAGGAGCAGCAGATCCCGGACCTGCAGAACCGGCTGGTGCGCGACCACGGCGACGCCCTCATGGCCTGGATCGTGCAAGGCGCTGTCGAGTACTACCAGGGCGGCCTGCAGACGCCGCAGTCGGTCATCGACGCCACCGCCGAATACCAGCGCGACCAGGACACCGTGAAGCGGTTCCTGGAGGAGTGCTGCCACGTCGGCGGCGGGAAGCTCGTGAAGGTCCTCAAGGACACGCTGCGCAGCGAATACGAGAAGTGGTGCCGCAGCGAGGGCCTGGAACCGGTGAACTCCATGTCGCTCGGCAAGGAGCTGCGCGGCCACGGCATCGACAGCGTCCGGTCCAACAGCAAGTCCTTCTACATCAACGTCGGTCTGGCCGCCACTGAGGAAGACGAGGGGGCCTCATGGGGCCGATGACAGGCGGGGTTACTCCCCGATCAGGCGGGGTTGGAGGCGGGGTTTCAGGCGGGGTTCTCGGCAGGATCACCGCAGGTCAGGACCCAATCAGGCGGGGTAGGCGGGGTGATTCCCGAAAACTCCGCGCGCATGAAGTCCCTTTCCTGGCAGAGACCCCCAGTGCGCCAGTGACCAAAACAATGTCGGATCCACCCCGCCTACCCCGCCTGTGCGACTGCCCAACTTGGAGGCTCACCAGCGAAAACACCACCAGGCGGGATTGAGTCCACCCCCGCCTGCCACCCCCGCCTGCCCCGACTGAAGACCGAAGGGATCACCGCATGCCCCTCCCGAACCGCGACCTGGCCGCAGCCGCCGTCGACACGGCCAACGCCAACGGCCGCGGGCTCCAGCGCCGGGCCGCCGGATGCGCCGCCGTCGTCCTCGGCTCCACCACGACCGTGGCCGGCGCCAAGAAGGCCCTCGCCCAGGCGCACCTCGGCGACGAGATCCGCGCCGCCGCCGAGCAGCTCATCGACCAGCTCGCCGAGAACACCGAGAAGGAGACCCACCCATGATCACCGCAACCGCGCTCGGCACCACCGGCGCCGCCCTCGGCCTGGCCTTCGTCGTCACCGTCAAGGTCCTCGTCGGCCGCTGGGCCGCCCGAGTCGAACGCGACATACAGGCCGCCATGTGGGGCGTGCGCACCGACGGTCGGCTCCGCCCTCGGTGCGAGCGGTGCCTGCACCCGACCGTCGCCCAGGTGGCCATCCCGCACACCGAGGGATGCCTGTTCCACGTGCCCGACACGCCCGCCGAGCTCGCCGAGGAGACCTGATGCCCGACCTCGCCACGGCACTGCCCGCCGCCGGCCGCATGCGGCTGGCCACCGCCGACGGCCACACCACCGACACCCGGCCCGTCATCGTCGAGCCCGACGGCCAGGTGCTCGGCGCCGGCTTCGACACCGAACCCGGCCGCACCTACACCCGCGCCCACATCGAAGGCGACCGCATCGAGGTCACGCTCATCCTCGACCCGCCCGAACGGATCGGCCGGACCCCGGCCTATGTGTTCATCACCCACGTCGAGGTCGACGTGCCCGAGCCGGTCGTCCGCGCGGATGGGCGCAACCAGGTGGACCTGGGCCCCTACCCGCTGCCGTGGACCTGGCGAATCTTCTGCCTGGTCGCGCTGACCGTCGCCCTCGGCGAGATCGCCCTGACCGTCGCAATCCTCACCGGAGCTGCCTGATGTCCACCACGACCGAACCCGCCCGCGCCCAGTGCCGCATGACCAACGCCAAGGGTGACCGCTGCACCGGCGAAGCCCTCGACCCCGATCCCAAGGCCATCCAGGTCTGCCAGCGCCACGCCGCCGAGGTCATGGCGTTGATCGCCGACCACCGCAAGCGCACCCGCACGTGACCGACCACGCGAAGGGCCGCCCTGTTCCTGCCAGGGCGGCCCGGCCCCACCCAACCACACGGAAGGCCGACCCCATGAACGACAAGTACTACAGCCTCATCGACGGCGAACCCATGATCTCCCTCGACGGCATGGCGCTGCTCATGGACCTGCCCGCCGACACCGTCCGCGCCAAGTGGCAGCGCCAGGGCGGCCCCGACGCAGGCTCGCTGAAGGTTCCCGAGCCGTGGGTCAAGCGCGGCCGGCGCGTCCGCAAGGAGGTCGCCGCCGCCTTGGGCTACGAGCCCTCCCTGAAGGAATCCATCGACTACCTGGCCGCCAAGGCCGCCCCGTAACCGCGGAAGGACGAACCGATGGACCAGAAGACCAAAGCGGCTCTCGCCGAGCAGATCAACCAGGCCCGCGCCGAGTTCGTGCAGGGCATCGCCGGTGTCCTCCACACGATCAAGGCCAGTCTGTGCGGCGCCGACGTCGACGGCCAGCCGTGCGTGCGCCCCGCCGGCCACGTCGGCCCCCACAACTACCGGTGGCCCGGAGGGCTGCCCGAGGAGGCGCCGTGACCCACCCGCTCGACCGCGACGGCGAATGGGAACTGCGCATGTCGATCTACCGCAACGGCCGCCGCGTCGGCTTCTGCGACGTGCGCGCCAGCTCCTATGACGCCCTGGTCTACGACGCCGAGTCCGTGCTGTCGCGGGACGACGAGATCACGTTCACCGGGCGGGACGCCCGCTACACCGGCACCGCCCGCACCACCACCGAGGAGACCCCCGTTGATTGACCAGATGACCCGCATGTTCGCCAACGACACCCGCGACCACGAGATGACCATCCTCCACGAGCACGGGGTGTATCGGCACGTGCGGTTCGCCCGCCCCGACACATCCCTGTACCGGTTCGACCTGATCACCTGGCCCCACCACCTGGCCGTGTCCGGCGACCTGGACGGGATCACGTTCCACGCCTCCCCGGAGGACATGTTCACCCTGTTCCGGTCCTCCAACGGGTCCGGCCCGAACTACGACTACTGGGCAGAGAAGGCCGGACGCCACCAGGTGCGGGAGTGGTCCGAGGACCGGTTCCGCCAGCAGCTGTTCGAGCACGTGTCCGAGGACATCCGGTGCGGGTTCGCGCCCCGCGGGATCGGACGCGCGGTCCGCCGAGTCATCACCGACGACTGGACCGTGGCCCTCGACAACCCCCACTCCGCCATGGGCGCCCTCAACGACTTCTGCCACCGGGGCTACGAAATCACCGGGTGGGAGGAATGGGACTGCTCCGACTACACCCCGAACTTCGTCCGGGCCTGCCTCGCGGTGGACACCGGCATCCGCATGTACGACCACGCCCACCAGCCGGCCGCCGCCTGAGAGGAGCCCCCAGTGCCCACACTCGCCAGCAAAGGATTGCCCGAGCTTCACCCCGACGCCGCCGCGCTCACCGCGATCCGAACCATCGGCGACGACCAGGTGCGCGCCTACACCATCGCCGAGCCCACCCAAGGATGGCGCCAGATCAACCAGTTGCTCCGCCAGGCCGCCGCGTGCGGGCTCGTCCGCCCCGCCACCGAGCGCATGCGGGACGCCTACGCGGTGCTGGACGTGCTGAACGGCGACGACGACATCGTCCAGGACTACGCCATCCCCACCGCCGCGGCGTGGCGGTGGTGGTACCGCAAGCTCCACCTGCGCATCGCCGCCTGACCCGCCCGCGCGCCGGGCGGCTACCCGCCGCCCGGCACCACCCCAGAAAGGACGATCGCATGCCCACCCGCCACCCCTTCGCCGCCATCGCCGGCCTGTTCCGCGAGATGCGCCACGCCAGCAACCGAGGCCGCCTCGCCGGCGACCTTGCCCGCGTGACGCTGACCCCCGCTAGCGCCCCGCCCGTCGTCGTGCCTATCCGGCTCGCCGTCGGCCGCGGCGCCACCTACGAGGTCGCTGCTGCCTACGTGCCCGCGGGCGCCGGATCCCGTGAGGTCCGCGCCACGATCGCCGATGCGCTGAGCACCCTGGCCGCCGAGCTGAACGCTTCCGCCTTCGCCGACACCGAGACAACTGCGGACGCGCCGTGCATCCACTGCCCCGACGGCCACACCCCGCCCACCGGTGGCACCGAACCGTGGCACGCCTACGTCAGTCCCGCCCGCGACGGCGACGGCCAGCCCACCCAGATCATCGTCATGCGTTCCGCCGGCGCCCACGTCGCCGAGTCCGACGCCGAATGGGTCCGCGGCCTGCTGCGCGCGGGAGGTGCCCGGTGACCGTGGTCGATCTCGCCCGCCACCTCGCAGCACGGACCACCCACTGATCCCCGCCGGGGGTACATGCTGCCGTGTACCCCCGGCGCCCCGTTCACCATCAGCACGACCACCCGGGGGACCTCATGACATGCGACGCCGTCCACACCGCCGACCGGGCCGACCGCATCACCGGAACCGTCGCCGACCTCACCTGGATCGCAGAGTCCTGGCCCGACCTCCACCAGATGCGCCTGCCCGGAACCCGGCGACGCCGCACC contains:
- a CDS encoding DUF6907 domain-containing protein — its product is MHSQSSNPATAVEGSASASQPAVQPRVMTLENQVSDLPYWLTSPCPHWCGGFHRPHDTIHDALHLSDFDVTLQLTTQEADPHVNRDELGIEPVQLAASLRQHHLEAAPRVALVADIDGKERDLKLTLAEARELAAGLTHLLSLAEDGGAR
- a CDS encoding phage/plasmid primase, P4 family, which translates into the protein MTTLAPGDTSTRSHAMAYLAREWKAFALSASKKPLRNCDACDVACTTPEAKERCDCLACHGFYAATADEDRVDAMFMVDPRRCLAVRTGAPSGIMVVDVDGPEGVATMRELIAEGILPRTLSARTGSGGYHLVYRHPGGHVMSGAGKVGHKVDSKSDGAYVVAPPSVHPRTGERYRWIDWSVPLATPPRALVDGLRPPTVPPRPAVDLGRLPGHLAHARIKGLVTKVLEAPEGNGNNVLHWSACRAGEMVARGEVTEDQAHAALFDAATSIGIKPGDAGRDPRPRHHRQRPAQGAAVTEAPTDDGPPSADEILQSAGITTSGPGLTAVEPDAEDGPSPLRFTDDWLATVLVSQYGDVVRYCPKFGYWLAWDGQRWRECADSGPIRQLVRTIARSLPEDDKDAVRAKNRACSRGGIDAAVALAQGDPKVVVEPEQLDAHPWELNTPGGIVDLRTGKLLPHDPAKLHTRIAAATPDACADASMWTRFLEVTFPGDAELVSYMCRLAGYSAVGEVRDHVLPFCYGDGGNGKGVFLEALYKILGEYAGKAKRGFLSVRAHDPHPEEIANLAGRRFVLVSETNEADKFDEGKVKELTGGDTLTGRQMYGKSFSFEPAHTLWLMGNHRPKVESGGRSFWRRAREIPFLHKVPEEQQIPDLQNRLVRDHGDALMAWIVQGAVEYYQGGLQTPQSVIDATAEYQRDQDTVKRFLEECCHVGGGKLVKVLKDTLRSEYEKWCRSEGLEPVNSMSLGKELRGHGIDSVRSNSKSFYINVGLAATEEDEGASWGR
- a CDS encoding helix-turn-helix domain-containing protein; the encoded protein is MITQTIDGTKFRQVRESRGIPVAALARAVGRSASLIYSIEAGRTQPSAEVFRLCCLFLQVDPASISTHPREPMAAAS